The Halosimplex litoreum genome has a window encoding:
- a CDS encoding ATP-binding cassette domain-containing protein, with amino-acid sequence MDGSPLDAPGNEPDDPVLTVERLSVAYGSAEVLDRLDLAVERGERLAVVGEGASGKTTLAQALVDGISAPAQVSGSVSYRPSGGDPVSVFDLADDERERFRREAVTVVTGDGDGFDATSTLRGQFRPVLRATGTDEARAERLLSALGLDPDRVLDARSRELNAATLALAALARAALAAPAVLVVDDCRAAIGHLARGDRLDRFESVAAADTDADGTEGVAPGPLPTIVALGTELPALAALADRLAVLHDGHVVEVGPTERLLDEPSHPHTRRLVEFYGGSP; translated from the coding sequence ATGGACGGCTCACCCCTCGACGCACCCGGGAACGAACCGGACGACCCGGTCCTCACCGTCGAACGCCTCTCGGTCGCGTACGGGAGCGCCGAGGTGCTCGACCGACTGGATCTGGCCGTCGAGCGCGGCGAGCGACTGGCGGTCGTCGGCGAGGGCGCGAGCGGGAAGACGACGCTGGCGCAGGCGCTTGTCGACGGGATCTCGGCCCCCGCGCAGGTCTCGGGGTCGGTCAGCTACCGCCCCAGTGGCGGCGACCCCGTCTCGGTCTTCGACCTCGCCGACGACGAGCGCGAACGGTTCCGCCGCGAGGCGGTCACGGTCGTCACCGGCGATGGCGACGGGTTCGACGCCACCTCCACGCTCCGCGGACAGTTCCGCCCGGTGCTCCGTGCGACTGGAACGGACGAAGCGCGGGCGGAGCGACTGCTCTCGGCGCTCGGCCTCGACCCGGACCGCGTGCTCGACGCGCGGTCACGGGAACTGAACGCCGCCACACTGGCGCTGGCGGCCCTCGCCCGTGCGGCGCTGGCCGCCCCCGCAGTGCTGGTCGTCGACGACTGTCGGGCCGCGATCGGCCACCTCGCTCGCGGCGACCGCCTCGACAGGTTCGAATCGGTCGCCGCGGCCGACACCGACGCCGACGGAACCGAGGGGGTCGCCCCCGGACCCCTTCCGACGATCGTCGCCCTCGGGACCGAGCTACCTGCGCTGGCCGCGCTCGCGGACCGACTCGCGGTCCTGCACGACGGGCACGTGGTCGAGGTCGGGCCGACCGAGCGGCTGCTCGACGAGCCGAGTCATCCGCACACGCGACGGCTGGTCGAGTTCTACGGCGGGTCGCCGTAG
- a CDS encoding aryl-sulfate sulfotransferase, with protein MRRTVLSTLLVALLLVVPVAGATGGVAAVGDRSGAGATPGIGIGATGFQGASNPCVGTIERTPDRTTLFSIQGARGGGKTSAMVVGARPNGSIVGVHNDTAAGRWWSYDIDVLDNGNVLQATTDNRDTLIEEIDPETGEHVSERRFENVYDTHDVDLINGDELLMNDMSQDGEDRVLIYNLTREAVTWEYYFANYSEHYPKSGGGEFGEDWTHNNDVEQIRDGVVMVSVRNFDTVVAIDRDTKELVWQLGADDDTSILHEQHNPDFIASEDGSATVIVADSLNDRVVEYEREGDSWNRTWVVRGGRLSEPRDADRLPNGNTLIADRRAHRIVEVTPDGEVVWEVYSPWQPYDVERIGTGDESSGPTMADAGQGGVVESTGAADFDTADIEACYDYLTGFESTRLIPEEDLGAVGGSPTATEGDGSDDTSSGADGSDGADGDDTDDGDGGDGADTESGSNGDSVLGTPTSGSGPTPLGAVLAVVAVVAAVVGAVARLRRD; from the coding sequence ATGCGCAGAACCGTCCTCTCTACCCTGTTGGTCGCGCTCCTGCTGGTGGTCCCGGTCGCCGGCGCCACCGGCGGCGTCGCGGCCGTCGGCGACCGCTCCGGCGCGGGCGCGACGCCCGGTATCGGTATCGGGGCGACTGGCTTCCAGGGAGCGTCGAACCCCTGTGTCGGCACGATCGAACGAACGCCCGACCGGACGACCCTGTTCTCGATCCAGGGCGCCCGCGGCGGCGGCAAGACCTCGGCGATGGTCGTCGGCGCCCGGCCGAACGGCTCGATCGTCGGCGTCCACAACGACACGGCGGCCGGCCGCTGGTGGAGCTACGATATCGACGTGCTCGACAACGGCAACGTCCTGCAGGCGACGACCGACAACCGCGACACGCTGATCGAGGAGATCGACCCCGAGACGGGCGAGCACGTCTCGGAACGCCGCTTCGAGAACGTCTACGACACCCACGACGTGGACCTGATCAACGGCGACGAACTGCTCATGAACGACATGAGCCAGGACGGCGAGGACCGCGTGTTGATCTACAACCTCACCCGGGAGGCGGTCACCTGGGAGTACTACTTCGCCAACTACAGCGAGCACTATCCGAAGTCTGGCGGCGGCGAGTTCGGCGAAGACTGGACCCACAACAACGACGTCGAGCAGATCCGCGACGGCGTCGTCATGGTCTCGGTCCGCAACTTCGACACGGTGGTCGCCATCGACCGCGACACGAAGGAACTCGTCTGGCAACTCGGAGCGGACGACGACACGTCGATCCTCCACGAGCAGCACAATCCCGACTTTATCGCCAGTGAGGACGGGTCGGCGACCGTTATCGTCGCCGACAGCCTCAACGACCGCGTCGTCGAGTACGAGCGCGAGGGCGATTCGTGGAACCGGACGTGGGTCGTCCGGGGCGGCCGGCTGAGCGAACCCCGCGACGCCGACCGACTGCCCAACGGCAACACGCTGATCGCCGACCGCCGGGCCCACCGCATCGTCGAGGTGACGCCCGACGGCGAGGTCGTCTGGGAGGTGTACTCGCCGTGGCAGCCCTACGACGTGGAGCGGATCGGCACCGGCGACGAGTCCAGCGGACCGACGATGGCTGACGCCGGCCAGGGCGGCGTCGTCGAGTCGACCGGCGCCGCCGACTTCGACACCGCCGACATCGAGGCCTGTTACGACTACCTCACCGGGTTCGAGAGCACCCGGCTGATCCCCGAGGAGGACCTGGGCGCCGTCGGGGGGTCACCGACTGCGACCGAGGGCGACGGCAGTGACGACACGTCCTCGGGCGCTGACGGGAGCGACGGCGCCGACGGCGACGATACCGACGACGGCGACGGCGGTGACGGCGCCGACACCGAGTCGGGTTCGAACGGCGACAGCGTGCTCGGGACGCCCACGTCGGGTTCGGGCCCGACGCCGCTCGGGGCCGTCCTCGCGGTCGTCGCGGTCGTCGCGGCGGTCGTCGGCGCGGTCGCGCGCCTGCGGCGGGACTGA